One Kitasatospora sp. MAP12-44 DNA segment encodes these proteins:
- the eccD gene encoding type VII secretion integral membrane protein EccD translates to MSTSTTTGFCRVTVVAPDSRIDVALPEDVPLADVYPEVLRLSGQTQEDGAPTGFHLVRRDGTVLDSGLPLAAQQVRDGDLLSLRPFAESLPPAVYDDVADAIAGAVEADRRFWSPDLMRSFGLTGACLLLVLLGFALWFADLRHDMHGLPGVLAGVTAVLLVAFAGVRARVYEDHGAALALGIGALPHALIAGTGVLAVDHAGQGPGRLQFLVGCVAMLVASVLLVGLLPTMDSVFVASALLAAAGTLATFCAVLLPTTAADHIAAVAGVAAVAVIGFLPSLSARFARLPVGFSAPGQARTRGSRSLDEGTRAEAVQYERIALQARRGHEVLVGLVGGAAAVIVGACAVLGFTDALFPQLLALALGISTMLRARIFRYTAQVFSLTGAGLLGLALLIVGLSLNTPLFILRATSGTAVDLRTIWLSGSIALGAVLLVAIALVVPKLGVSPFWGRILDLVDSAALMSLVPLALAVLDVYALVRGTTS, encoded by the coding sequence GTGAGCACCAGCACAACGACCGGATTCTGCCGGGTCACCGTCGTGGCACCGGACAGCCGGATCGACGTCGCCCTGCCGGAGGACGTCCCGCTCGCGGACGTCTACCCCGAGGTGCTGCGGCTGTCCGGGCAGACCCAGGAGGACGGCGCGCCGACCGGCTTCCACCTGGTCCGCCGGGACGGCACGGTGCTCGACAGCGGCCTCCCGCTGGCCGCCCAACAGGTGCGCGACGGCGACCTGTTGAGCCTGCGCCCGTTCGCCGAGTCGCTGCCGCCGGCGGTCTACGACGACGTCGCGGACGCCATCGCCGGCGCGGTGGAGGCCGACCGCCGGTTCTGGAGCCCGGACCTGATGCGCTCCTTCGGCCTGACCGGTGCCTGCCTGCTGCTCGTGCTGCTCGGCTTCGCCCTCTGGTTCGCCGACCTGCGCCACGACATGCACGGCCTGCCCGGCGTGCTGGCCGGCGTCACCGCTGTGCTGCTGGTCGCCTTCGCCGGCGTCCGGGCCCGGGTGTACGAGGACCACGGCGCCGCGCTGGCGCTCGGCATCGGCGCGCTGCCGCACGCGCTGATCGCGGGCACCGGCGTGCTGGCCGTCGACCACGCGGGCCAGGGCCCGGGCCGGCTGCAGTTCCTGGTCGGCTGCGTGGCGATGCTGGTCGCCTCGGTCCTGCTGGTCGGCCTGCTGCCGACGATGGACTCGGTCTTCGTCGCCTCGGCCTTGCTGGCCGCCGCCGGCACCCTGGCCACCTTCTGCGCGGTGCTGCTCCCCACCACCGCGGCCGACCACATCGCGGCCGTCGCGGGCGTCGCCGCGGTCGCGGTGATCGGCTTCCTGCCCAGCCTCTCCGCGCGCTTCGCCCGGCTGCCGGTCGGCTTCAGCGCGCCGGGCCAGGCCCGGACCCGCGGCTCCCGGTCGCTGGACGAGGGAACCCGCGCCGAGGCCGTGCAGTACGAGCGGATCGCCCTGCAGGCCCGCCGCGGCCACGAGGTGCTGGTCGGCCTGGTCGGCGGCGCGGCCGCGGTGATCGTCGGCGCCTGCGCCGTGCTGGGCTTCACCGACGCGCTCTTCCCGCAGCTGCTGGCGCTGGCGCTGGGGATCTCGACGATGCTGCGGGCCCGGATCTTCCGCTACACCGCGCAGGTGTTCAGCCTGACCGGCGCCGGCCTGCTCGGCCTGGCGCTGCTGATCGTGGGTCTGTCGCTGAACACCCCGCTCTTCATCCTGCGGGCCACCAGCGGCACCGCCGTCGACCTGCGGACGATCTGGCTGAGCGGCTCGATCGCGCTGGGCGCGGTGCTGCTGGTCGCCATCGCGCTGGTGGTGCCCAAGCTCGGGGTCTCACCGTTCTGGGGCCGCATCCTGGACCTGGTCGACAGCGCGGCCCTGATGTCGCTGGTGCCGCTCGCCCTGGCCGTACTGGACGTGTACGCCCTGGTCCGCGGCACCACCAGCTAA
- the rpsO gene encoding 30S ribosomal protein S15: MALDAAVKKQIFAEFGQKEGDTGSPEVQVAMLSRRISDLTEHLKFHKHDHHSRRGLLILVGQRRRLLQYLAKKDIQRFRTLVDRLGIRRGAAGGAR; encoded by the coding sequence GTGGCTCTCGACGCCGCCGTCAAGAAGCAGATCTTCGCCGAGTTCGGCCAGAAGGAGGGCGACACCGGCTCCCCCGAGGTCCAGGTCGCCATGCTGTCCCGCCGGATCTCGGACCTGACCGAGCACCTCAAGTTCCACAAGCACGACCACCACAGCCGTCGGGGTCTGCTGATCCTGGTCGGCCAGCGTCGTCGCCTGCTGCAGTACCTGGCCAAGAAGGACATCCAGCGCTTCCGTACGCTGGTCGACCGTCTCGGCATCCGCCGCGGTGCCGCCGGTGGCGCCCGCTAA